A stretch of the Vulcanisaeta souniana JCM 11219 genome encodes the following:
- a CDS encoding alpha-ketoacid dehydrogenase subunit alpha/beta, which produces MVELTRDVALKMYELMVKIRYFEDTIRKWYWEGKAPIFDIGSGPIPGEMHLAAGQEPASVGVMIHLTPADAVFATHRAHHVAIAKGVDLKKMAAEIFGKKTGLGKGKGGHMHLFDSIVNFACSGIVGAAFPQAIGAALGFKLQGKNNVAVAYGGDGAANQGTFHEAINLAAIWKLPAIFVIEDNKWAISVPKSKSTAIARNSDRAVAYGVPGVFIPDNDLFALFEAAREAVDRARRGEGPTLIEIETYRFYGHFEGDPEIYRPKEEVEELRKRDPVIRVKDELMRRGWLDDKEDAQIQARARAEVDEAVKFALDSPYPESEEALRDVFSLPEPVGKVDVGWPSTSGRVLPAYMAISEAIAQEMERDSRVFYMGEDVCAYNGIFGITQGLCSKFGPDRVRDTPISEAGFIGAAVGAAAVGMRPIVELMFVDFLGVTFDQVFNHMAKNHYMSGGQVKMPIVLTTAIGGGYNDAAQHSQVLYALFAHVPGLKVVVPSNSYDAKGLMISAIRDDDPVVYMFHKKILGLPWMSYPKTALTHVPEEEYTVPIGRARIAREGRDATIITAGLMVHYALEAADKLVNEGISVEVVDLRTIKPLDRETIVNSIKKTGRVLVVDEDYLSFGLTGEVAAIVSEEAHGYLKAPFKRLAVPDVPIPYSRPLEQFVIPSTDKIVSAIEDLMK; this is translated from the coding sequence ATGGTTGAGCTCACGAGAGACGTAGCTCTTAAGATGTATGAATTGATGGTTAAAATACGTTATTTCGAGGACACGATTAGAAAGTGGTATTGGGAGGGTAAGGCGCCAATCTTCGATATTGGTTCCGGTCCAATACCTGGTGAAATGCACCTGGCCGCTGGTCAGGAGCCTGCGTCTGTCGGAGTTATGATTCACTTAACTCCAGCCGATGCAGTATTTGCGACTCATAGGGCTCACCATGTGGCCATCGCCAAGGGTGTTGACTTGAAGAAAATGGCGGCTGAGATTTTTGGTAAGAAGACTGGACTTGGTAAGGGTAAGGGTGGGCACATGCACTTATTCGACTCGATCGTCAACTTCGCATGTAGTGGAATTGTTGGTGCTGCGTTTCCGCAAGCCATTGGCGCCGCACTTGGCTTTAAACTTCAGGGGAAGAATAATGTGGCGGTTGCTTACGGTGGTGATGGTGCAGCCAATCAGGGGACGTTCCATGAGGCAATTAACCTAGCTGCAATTTGGAAGTTACCGGCAATATTCGTGATTGAAGATAATAAATGGGCAATATCGGTGCCTAAGTCGAAGTCAACAGCGATAGCTAGGAATAGTGATAGAGCCGTGGCCTATGGAGTACCTGGAGTCTTCATACCTGATAACGATTTATTTGCCCTATTTGAGGCTGCTAGGGAGGCTGTTGATAGGGCTAGGAGGGGTGAGGGACCAACACTCATTGAAATTGAGACCTATAGATTCTATGGGCATTTTGAGGGTGATCCCGAAATTTATAGGCCTAAGGAGGAGGTTGAGGAACTTAGGAAGAGGGATCCGGTAATTAGAGTTAAGGATGAGTTAATGAGGAGGGGTTGGCTTGATGATAAGGAGGACGCCCAAATACAGGCTAGGGCTAGGGCTGAGGTTGATGAGGCCGTGAAGTTCGCTCTGGACAGTCCATACCCAGAGTCCGAGGAGGCTCTTAGAGATGTATTTTCATTACCAGAACCGGTTGGTAAGGTTGATGTTGGTTGGCCATCCACAAGTGGTAGGGTATTACCTGCTTATATGGCGATTTCCGAGGCAATAGCCCAGGAGATGGAGCGTGATTCAAGGGTTTTCTACATGGGTGAGGATGTATGCGCCTATAATGGCATATTCGGCATAACTCAGGGCTTATGCTCGAAATTCGGGCCTGATAGGGTTAGGGATACTCCGATTTCCGAGGCTGGGTTTATAGGGGCTGCGGTTGGTGCGGCGGCAGTCGGTATGAGACCGATAGTGGAGTTAATGTTTGTGGATTTCCTGGGTGTGACTTTCGACCAAGTATTTAATCACATGGCTAAGAACCACTACATGTCTGGTGGGCAGGTTAAAATGCCCATAGTATTGACAACAGCAATCGGCGGTGGCTATAACGATGCAGCCCAGCACTCTCAAGTACTTTATGCCTTATTTGCTCATGTACCTGGGCTTAAGGTTGTTGTACCTTCCAACTCATATGATGCTAAGGGATTAATGATAAGTGCCATTAGGGATGATGATCCCGTGGTGTACATGTTCCACAAGAAGATACTTGGCCTGCCCTGGATGTCATATCCAAAGACTGCGCTGACGCATGTACCTGAGGAGGAGTATACAGTACCAATTGGTAGGGCCAGGATTGCTAGGGAGGGTAGGGATGCTACCATAATTACGGCTGGTCTCATGGTACACTATGCATTGGAGGCTGCTGATAAATTGGTCAATGAGGGTATTAGTGTTGAGGTGGTTGATTTGAGGACGATAAAGCCACTTGATAGGGAGACAATAGTGAATAGCATTAAGAAGACTGGCAGGGTACTCGTGGTTGATGAGGACTACCTGAGCTTCGGCCTGACTGGTGAGGTGGCGGCCATAGTCTCCGAGGAAGCTCATGGGTACTTGAAGGCGCCATTTAAGAGGTTAGCTGTGCCAGATGTACCGATACCCTATAGTAGGCCTCTTGAGCAGTTCGTAATACCGTCAACGGACAAAATAGTGAGTGCCATTGAGGATTTAATGAAGTAA
- a CDS encoding L-aspartate oxidase yields the protein MIYIVGNGIAGLSAAIALRRAGYDVTVITKGSRGGSSFISKGGIAAATSIDDSPQLHAEDTLKVGDGLCDMEAVRYFTSEAPVIIGELTKMGFKFDSDLRLEGGHSRRRVHHKADETGRVLTEFLLRRAVELGINIAEDELVALQVKDGIVRGFTTRNHGTMGNVDYLVLATGGYAYLWQYTSNPPTNTGDGIAIAFRVGAVASDMEFVQFHPTITTLDGETMLLTETLRGEGARVVNEFGERFAFKYHERGELAPRDVLSRTIYMELMNGHRVYMDLSSIEDFERKFPGVSDFLRRHRLSSKDRVPIYPGAHFTIGGLRVNVRGETNIRGLYAIGEVADTGLHGANRLASNSLLEALVMGFNLPRYLGEPWDGPRLDDGSLVTVKLRDHGPIMGIDEVRRVNWEYVGILRSGDGLRKAVELYERVNTTINSRESNAVLVSYLTAYVALLRTESRGTHYRVDYPDKDINWRRRIYLGVIS from the coding sequence TTGATATACATAGTCGGTAATGGTATTGCCGGTTTATCAGCTGCTATTGCCCTCAGGAGGGCTGGTTATGATGTTACGGTAATAACCAAGGGATCGCGTGGTGGATCAAGCTTCATATCCAAGGGTGGCATTGCGGCCGCCACGTCAATTGATGACTCGCCACAGCTCCATGCGGAGGATACGTTGAAGGTCGGTGATGGTCTCTGCGACATGGAGGCCGTTAGGTACTTCACTAGTGAGGCACCCGTGATTATTGGGGAATTGACTAAAATGGGTTTTAAGTTTGATAGCGACTTAAGACTCGAGGGCGGGCATTCAAGGAGGAGAGTTCATCATAAGGCTGATGAAACCGGTAGAGTCTTAACAGAATTCTTACTTAGGAGGGCCGTGGAGCTCGGCATAAACATTGCAGAAGATGAGCTAGTAGCTCTGCAGGTAAAGGACGGAATAGTTAGAGGTTTTACGACTAGGAATCACGGTACCATGGGTAATGTGGATTACCTAGTACTAGCGACCGGTGGTTACGCATACCTATGGCAATACACCTCAAACCCGCCAACTAATACTGGTGATGGAATAGCCATAGCCTTTAGAGTTGGTGCCGTGGCCTCGGACATGGAGTTTGTTCAATTCCACCCAACCATAACAACCCTGGACGGCGAAACAATGCTCCTAACAGAGACCCTGAGGGGTGAGGGCGCGAGGGTGGTTAATGAATTCGGTGAAAGATTCGCGTTTAAGTATCATGAACGAGGTGAGCTGGCCCCAAGGGACGTACTATCCCGGACAATATACATGGAATTAATGAATGGACATAGGGTGTACATGGACTTAAGCAGCATTGAGGACTTCGAGAGGAAATTCCCCGGCGTCAGTGATTTCCTGAGGAGGCACAGATTAAGTAGTAAGGATAGGGTACCCATTTACCCAGGTGCCCACTTCACCATTGGTGGGTTGAGGGTTAATGTCAGGGGTGAGACTAACATTAGGGGTCTATATGCCATTGGTGAGGTTGCTGACACCGGTCTGCATGGGGCCAATAGGCTCGCCAGTAATTCACTGCTTGAGGCCTTGGTCATGGGGTTTAACCTGCCCAGGTACCTTGGTGAGCCTTGGGATGGACCGAGACTGGATGACGGTTCATTAGTAACTGTGAAGTTAAGGGATCACGGGCCCATAATGGGCATTGATGAGGTTAGGAGGGTTAATTGGGAGTACGTGGGCATACTCAGGAGTGGTGATGGGTTGAGGAAGGCCGTGGAACTTTACGAGCGGGTAAACACGACAATCAACAGCAGGGAATCCAATGCAGTCCTGGTATCCTACCTAACGGCATACGTTGCCCTACTTAGGACCGAGTCCAGAGGAACTCACTATAGGGTTGATTACCCCGACAAGGACATTAATTGGCGGAGGAGGATTTACCTCGGGGTGATCTCATGA
- a CDS encoding hydroxyacid-oxoacid transhydrogenase, translated as MGELDTVFSLSIPQVVKFGFGVTSEAGYESKRLGLKRVLLVTGRTLYESGRYEAVKQSLENEGIQVDVYYNVHIEPTDESIMDAVNYAKDKNYDGFVAFGGGSAMDTAKAVNLLTTHPAPIMDYINKPIGQGKAPPGPLKPLIAIPTTAGTGAENTGVIVLDVLKYHVKTGISHSYIRPTVALIDPLNTLSMPPMITASTGLDVLMHAIESYTARPYYSRPRPKNPAERPAYVGATPISDMFAERAIEWVARYLRRATYNGNDIEARYYMMLGASIAGIGFGHAGVHIPHAMAYPIAGMVKEWKPPDYPVDYPLVPHGISVTMGAPAAMKYIAAVAPDRVARAAQLLGVHVEPTETPKRIGEAIYEALIRLMQDLGLPSGLKEMGFKDADIPGLAEGAYAQQRLLVVSPKVPGKRDLEQMFKDAMQYW; from the coding sequence ATGGGTGAGTTGGACACAGTTTTTTCGTTGAGTATTCCACAAGTTGTTAAGTTTGGTTTTGGCGTGACGAGCGAGGCTGGTTATGAGTCTAAGAGGCTCGGACTTAAGAGGGTTCTCCTGGTCACTGGTAGGACCTTATATGAAAGTGGTAGGTATGAGGCTGTTAAGCAGTCCCTTGAGAATGAGGGTATTCAGGTTGATGTTTATTATAACGTGCATATTGAACCCACTGATGAGTCCATTATGGATGCCGTGAATTACGCTAAGGATAAGAATTACGATGGCTTTGTGGCCTTCGGTGGCGGTAGTGCCATGGATACGGCTAAGGCCGTTAATTTACTAACGACTCACCCCGCGCCAATAATGGACTACATAAACAAGCCAATCGGTCAGGGTAAGGCTCCACCAGGCCCGTTAAAGCCATTGATTGCCATACCAACAACCGCAGGTACAGGCGCCGAGAATACAGGCGTTATCGTGCTTGATGTCTTAAAGTACCACGTCAAGACCGGGATTTCACACTCATACATAAGGCCCACGGTTGCGCTTATTGACCCACTTAACACACTTAGTATGCCTCCGATGATTACGGCGTCCACGGGGCTTGACGTGCTAATGCACGCCATTGAATCATATACGGCCAGGCCATACTACTCAAGGCCGAGGCCGAAGAACCCAGCGGAGAGACCTGCCTACGTTGGCGCCACACCGATTTCAGACATGTTCGCCGAGAGGGCCATTGAGTGGGTTGCCAGGTATTTAAGGAGGGCTACGTATAACGGCAATGACATTGAGGCTAGATACTACATGATGCTTGGTGCCTCAATAGCCGGTATAGGTTTTGGGCACGCAGGCGTTCACATACCTCATGCAATGGCCTACCCAATAGCTGGCATGGTTAAGGAGTGGAAGCCGCCGGACTACCCAGTTGATTATCCGTTGGTCCCCCATGGTATATCGGTTACGATGGGTGCTCCGGCGGCCATGAAGTACATAGCGGCAGTGGCGCCTGACAGGGTTGCGAGGGCTGCGCAATTGCTTGGTGTTCATGTTGAGCCCACAGAGACTCCCAAGAGGATTGGAGAGGCCATATATGAGGCATTGATAAGGCTCATGCAGGACCTTGGACTACCAAGTGGACTTAAGGAGATGGGCTTTAAGGATGCAGATATACCAGGTTTAGCTGAGGGTGCCTACGCCCAGCAGCGCCTACTCGTGGTCTCACCAAAGGTGCCTGGTAAGAGAGATTTAGAGCAAATGTTTAAAGATGCAATGCAGTATTGGTAA
- a CDS encoding NAD(+)/NADH kinase — protein MRKVGLVVNPVSGTDIRRATSTAGFIDNMQKARIVKSILRGIESAGVDEALIMPDFYGIAAHALWDLPQLSLKWSFIDMKPRGDYTDTVNAVRYMVKENVGSIVILGGDGTVRIASKVSGDTPLLPISTGTNNVIPYFIDGTLAGIAAAAVANGLVNDSVTYRLRRILLIINGEVIDQALVDLGATLYPFRGARAVIDPNMVTEAFISLVKPLSIGLASIGSVLRPNGLPNDKILHVTIGSRFSIRAVLMPGYVTNMGIDRVEEIGLGVKVPISRAYTIELDGEREVEIFNGDYVEVMADDRGPVIIDVNKAMQELFLRQCSNCP, from the coding sequence TTGCGTAAGGTTGGCCTGGTCGTTAATCCAGTGTCTGGAACTGACATTAGGAGAGCTACATCGACAGCTGGGTTTATTGATAACATGCAAAAGGCACGCATTGTTAAGAGTATACTAAGGGGTATTGAGTCCGCGGGTGTTGATGAAGCCCTAATAATGCCTGATTTCTATGGAATTGCTGCCCATGCACTTTGGGACTTACCACAATTAAGCCTTAAATGGAGTTTTATAGACATGAAACCCAGGGGTGACTATACAGATACTGTTAATGCCGTTAGGTACATGGTTAAGGAGAACGTAGGTAGTATAGTGATCCTCGGTGGCGATGGCACCGTTAGAATAGCATCAAAGGTCTCCGGCGATACCCCACTACTCCCAATATCCACTGGCACTAATAATGTAATACCGTACTTCATAGACGGCACCCTAGCAGGTATCGCAGCTGCTGCGGTGGCTAATGGCCTAGTTAATGACAGTGTCACGTATAGGTTAAGGAGAATATTACTGATAATAAATGGCGAAGTAATTGATCAGGCATTGGTTGATTTGGGGGCTACGCTTTACCCATTCAGGGGCGCTAGGGCTGTTATTGACCCTAACATGGTAACTGAGGCCTTCATATCACTGGTAAAACCACTTAGTATTGGTTTGGCATCAATAGGCAGTGTTCTGAGACCCAATGGCTTACCTAATGACAAAATACTTCATGTGACCATTGGATCAAGGTTTAGTATTAGGGCCGTACTAATGCCCGGTTATGTGACTAACATGGGTATTGATAGGGTTGAGGAGATAGGCCTTGGTGTTAAGGTGCCAATAAGTAGGGCGTACACAATTGAGCTTGATGGTGAGAGGGAAGTGGAGATTTTCAACGGTGATTATGTTGAGGTAATGGCTGATGATAGGGGTCCCGTCATCATAGATGTCAATAAGGCAATGCAGGAATTATTTTTAAGGCAATGTTCTAACTGCCCGTAG
- a CDS encoding alpha-ketoacid dehydrogenase subunit beta gives MASTREITFVQALNEALDYAMSVDKRVVIMGEDVGVYGGVFGVTMGLYDKYGPERVRDTPIAESGFIGAAVGTAMMGLKPVAELMFIDFLGVAFDQIYNQAAKLRYMTGGKVKIPMVLRTVCGAGIQAAAQHSQSLHAIFIHVPGLKVVMPSTPYDAKGLLLTATLDEEDPVIFIEHKMLYGVRGPVPEGPYKIPFGVADVKREGKDVTVVATAWMGHKALEAAEKLTNEGISVEVIDPRTLVPLDEDTILNSIRKTGRLVVVDEGYPRASFATDIAALAVSKAFEHLKAPVKLVTPPATPVPFSEALEREWIPSTEKIMKAIKDVYYFKKP, from the coding sequence ATGGCGAGCACGAGGGAGATAACGTTTGTCCAGGCCCTAAATGAGGCGTTGGACTATGCAATGTCCGTTGATAAGAGGGTAGTAATAATGGGTGAGGATGTGGGTGTTTATGGTGGTGTATTTGGAGTTACAATGGGTCTATACGACAAATACGGCCCAGAGAGGGTTAGGGATACTCCAATAGCTGAGTCTGGGTTTATAGGAGCTGCCGTGGGCACCGCAATGATGGGTTTGAAACCTGTTGCTGAGCTCATGTTCATAGACTTCCTGGGCGTAGCCTTCGACCAAATATACAACCAGGCGGCTAAGCTTAGGTACATGACAGGTGGTAAGGTTAAGATACCCATGGTCCTCAGGACAGTGTGCGGCGCAGGTATTCAAGCAGCCGCCCAACACTCCCAGTCATTGCATGCGATATTTATCCACGTTCCTGGCCTTAAGGTTGTAATGCCCTCAACACCATACGATGCCAAGGGCCTACTACTAACAGCAACACTTGATGAGGAGGACCCAGTAATATTCATTGAGCACAAGATGCTCTATGGCGTTAGAGGCCCAGTACCCGAGGGACCCTATAAAATACCGTTTGGTGTTGCTGATGTTAAGAGGGAGGGTAAGGACGTAACTGTGGTCGCAACTGCATGGATGGGTCACAAGGCTCTCGAAGCCGCAGAGAAACTGACTAATGAGGGTATTAGTGTTGAGGTTATTGATCCAAGGACCCTAGTACCACTCGATGAAGACACCATACTGAATTCAATAAGGAAGACGGGTAGGCTAGTGGTGGTTGATGAAGGTTACCCAAGGGCATCCTTCGCAACCGACATAGCAGCTCTCGCAGTCTCTAAGGCCTTTGAGCATCTTAAGGCTCCCGTTAAGTTAGTCACACCGCCAGCAACACCAGTACCATTTAGTGAGGCTCTGGAGCGTGAGTGGATACCAAGCACCGAGAAGATAATGAAGGCTATAAAGGACGTTTATTACTTCAAGAAGCCCTAA
- a CDS encoding N-acyl homoserine lactonase family protein, which produces MSTGIKRIYLLDYGVLSGEMGWFIPDPSVIGERGVSKPATWVDIPVTGALVEHKDGLILIDTGSHPEAQRVWPKSSWDVFPMTKFTDENRLENQLKLIGLKPSDIHFVVFTHLHLDHTGQAYLLKDTGTMFVMHEKELKHALYMIWLGKTGAYVPVDIDNLRGANLNPVSTDYFELLPGVELYLVGGHTPGSMLIKVTTDAGNTYVFTGDFLHLPRELEVENKGWLLGNAEEFLRGIKMLKLWLRRPNVKLVISHDPELWNKYPRAPKYLE; this is translated from the coding sequence ATGAGTACTGGAATAAAGAGGATCTACCTACTTGACTATGGTGTTCTATCCGGCGAAATGGGTTGGTTCATACCTGATCCCTCAGTCATTGGCGAGAGAGGCGTTTCCAAACCAGCGACTTGGGTCGATATCCCAGTGACCGGGGCCTTAGTTGAGCATAAGGATGGGCTCATCTTAATAGACACTGGCTCTCACCCGGAGGCTCAGAGGGTTTGGCCGAAATCCTCCTGGGATGTATTCCCAATGACGAAATTCACCGATGAGAATAGACTTGAGAATCAATTGAAACTAATCGGTTTGAAGCCCAGTGATATACACTTCGTGGTCTTCACACACCTGCACCTCGACCATACAGGACAGGCCTACCTGCTCAAGGACACTGGGACCATGTTTGTAATGCATGAGAAGGAATTAAAGCACGCGCTATACATGATTTGGCTCGGGAAGACCGGCGCCTACGTTCCTGTGGATATCGATAACCTAAGGGGTGCCAACCTAAACCCAGTGAGTACCGATTACTTTGAATTACTACCGGGTGTTGAGCTGTACCTAGTCGGCGGTCACACACCAGGTAGCATGTTAATTAAGGTAACTACGGATGCAGGCAATACCTACGTATTCACGGGAGACTTCCTACACCTACCAAGGGAGTTAGAGGTCGAGAATAAAGGTTGGCTACTTGGCAATGCCGAGGAATTCCTCAGAGGCATAAAGATGTTAAAGCTCTGGCTCAGGAGGCCGAATGTAAAGCTCGTGATCAGCCACGACCCAGAACTATGGAACAAATACCCAAGGGCGCCTAAATACCTCGAGTAA
- a CDS encoding MFS transporter — MEYKWVVLTNTTLGVIMSSINMYIVLISLPTIFRGLNVNPFLPGEFDYLLWVLMGYSIVLASVLVTFGRISDLFGRTRLYTLGFIIFTVASVLLSLIPSNSGNFGALLLIVFRIVQAIGGGFLMVNSTALLTDAFPPGERGKALGLNQASFIIGSFLGIILGGLLSNYDWHLLFLVNVPFAIAGALWSIFKLKRVDRRNVRVKIDYWGNLTLALGLVLITLGFTYALMPYGNSEMGWTSPLVIASFIAGTALIIAFIPIELRQEEPLFKLSLFRVRPFTYGIMALFLSSLARGAIMFLLTIWLQGIYLPLHGFSYTETPFWAGIYMLPMLVGTVIMAPIGGSLTDKYGARVIATVGMIIIAISLYLLTLLPYNFDLVKFESILFLNGVGNGLFASPNTTSIMNALHPRDRGAGNGMRQTFSNVGSTISMAMFFTIAISIFSQYVPIRIHEIALSYELPSDIANTLASIPASSLLFATFLGMDPVSVLPSSLTNGLPTSIMKLLDSNTFLPSVLGPPFMMGLRFSLYISIVFVAIGAVLSYMRGGRYVYEESIRKGAYAS; from the coding sequence ATGGAGTATAAGTGGGTTGTGCTGACCAACACAACGCTCGGGGTGATCATGTCCTCAATAAACATGTACATTGTCCTAATATCGCTACCCACGATTTTTAGGGGATTAAATGTTAATCCATTCCTACCTGGGGAGTTTGATTACCTTCTTTGGGTGCTCATGGGCTATAGCATAGTCCTCGCCAGTGTCCTCGTTACCTTCGGTAGAATCTCTGACTTATTCGGAAGGACTAGGCTTTACACCCTTGGTTTCATAATATTTACAGTAGCCTCAGTATTGCTTTCATTAATACCAAGTAACTCAGGTAATTTTGGTGCGTTACTCCTAATAGTATTTAGGATTGTCCAGGCAATTGGTGGTGGCTTCCTTATGGTTAATAGCACGGCATTACTGACGGACGCCTTCCCACCTGGCGAGAGAGGTAAGGCGCTTGGCTTGAACCAGGCATCATTTATTATTGGTTCCTTCCTTGGCATAATACTGGGCGGCCTACTCTCTAATTATGATTGGCACCTCTTGTTCCTCGTTAATGTACCCTTCGCCATAGCCGGCGCCCTATGGTCCATATTCAAGCTAAAGAGAGTTGATAGAAGAAACGTGAGGGTTAAGATTGATTACTGGGGCAACCTGACGCTGGCTCTTGGCCTTGTGTTGATAACCCTCGGCTTTACATACGCATTAATGCCCTATGGTAATTCAGAGATGGGTTGGACAAGCCCACTTGTCATTGCGTCCTTCATAGCTGGTACGGCATTGATCATCGCATTCATACCAATAGAACTTAGGCAGGAGGAACCACTCTTCAAGTTGTCGCTGTTTAGGGTTAGGCCGTTTACCTACGGTATAATGGCCCTCTTTCTTTCATCGCTTGCGAGGGGTGCTATAATGTTCCTACTAACAATATGGCTACAGGGCATATACCTACCGCTCCATGGTTTTAGTTACACGGAGACTCCGTTTTGGGCTGGTATATACATGTTACCGATGCTCGTGGGTACTGTGATAATGGCGCCAATAGGCGGATCACTCACGGATAAGTATGGCGCCAGGGTCATAGCTACCGTCGGCATGATAATAATAGCAATATCACTCTACCTACTCACTCTACTACCCTATAACTTCGACTTGGTGAAGTTTGAATCGATACTATTCCTTAATGGTGTTGGTAATGGCCTATTTGCCTCACCAAACACAACGTCAATAATGAATGCTCTTCACCCAAGAGATAGGGGTGCAGGTAATGGTATGAGACAGACCTTTAGTAATGTTGGTTCCACAATAAGTATGGCAATGTTCTTCACAATAGCCATAAGCATATTCTCTCAATACGTACCAATTAGGATTCATGAAATAGCCCTAAGTTATGAATTACCAAGTGACATAGCGAATACATTAGCTAGCATACCTGCATCAAGCTTGCTCTTCGCAACATTCCTCGGCATGGACCCAGTCTCAGTATTACCAAGCTCCTTAACCAATGGCTTACCGACAAGCATAATGAAATTACTGGACAGTAACACATTCCTACCCAGCGTCCTTGGTCCCCCATTCATGATGGGCCTCAGGTTCTCGCTATACATATCCATAGTCTTTGTGGCCATAGGCGCCGTGCTGTCTTACATGAGGGGTGGTAGGTACGTGTATGAGGAGAGCATAAGGAAGGGTGCATATGCATCGTAG
- the nadA gene encoding quinolinate synthase NadA: MGGKDIINEVLTLKRERKAVILAHNYMNHDVQVVADFIGDSYDLALKAMETNAEVIVFAGVRFMAEQAKALNYDRIVLAPDPNAGCTIADALDVDTLRRVREEYPNVPVVLYVNSNANVKALADYIVTSSTAVRVVKKLGSDVVIFGPDSNLADYVAHMTGKRIIKVPPSGRCVVHGSYTARLVKEARARYPRARVMIHPEAPINVLRLADFVGSTNQMIEYARSSGYNEFVIGTEIGMLNALRIKVPGKVFHPLSTGPYARCPFMGMVTLEKVHGSLRDLVHRVEIPKSIAEAIREAFERTRKLLEG; the protein is encoded by the coding sequence ATGGGAGGCAAGGACATAATCAATGAGGTTCTGACCCTAAAGCGCGAGAGGAAAGCCGTAATACTCGCCCATAACTACATGAACCACGACGTACAAGTCGTAGCGGACTTCATCGGTGATTCATACGACCTAGCACTTAAGGCGATGGAGACCAATGCTGAGGTCATAGTCTTCGCGGGCGTTAGGTTCATGGCTGAGCAGGCCAAGGCCCTTAACTATGACAGGATTGTGCTTGCGCCAGACCCCAACGCCGGTTGCACGATCGCCGATGCCCTCGACGTAGATACACTGAGGCGTGTTAGGGAGGAGTACCCCAACGTCCCCGTGGTCCTTTACGTGAACAGTAATGCCAACGTTAAGGCGCTGGCAGACTACATAGTTACTTCATCCACCGCTGTCAGGGTAGTGAAGAAGTTGGGCAGTGATGTGGTCATCTTCGGCCCCGACTCAAACCTGGCGGATTACGTCGCCCACATGACCGGTAAGAGGATAATCAAGGTGCCACCAAGCGGTAGGTGCGTGGTCCATGGAAGCTACACGGCAAGGCTGGTTAAGGAGGCGAGGGCTAGGTACCCAAGGGCTAGGGTAATGATACACCCAGAGGCGCCGATTAACGTACTGAGATTAGCCGATTTCGTGGGTTCGACGAACCAAATGATCGAGTATGCGAGGAGTAGCGGCTATAATGAGTTTGTGATCGGCACGGAAATCGGCATGCTTAATGCCCTAAGGATCAAGGTACCGGGCAAGGTATTTCATCCACTGTCCACGGGTCCCTACGCCAGGTGTCCCTTCATGGGCATGGTGACCCTCGAAAAGGTCCACGGATCCCTCAGGGACCTGGTTCATAGGGTTGAAATACCGAAGTCAATAGCCGAAGCCATTAGGGAGGCCTTTGAAAGGACTCGAAAACTCCTTGAAGGGTGA